AATCCGACGTGCGGCGACGAGATCACGCTGCGCGTGAAGTACGACGGGGAGACGCTCACCGACGTCTCCTACGAGGGCCAGGGCTGCTCCATCAGCCAGGCCAGCGCGTCCGTACTGAACGAGCTGCTCGTGGGCAAGGAACTGGCCGAGGCGCAGAAGATCCAGGCTGTCTTCCTGGAGATGATGCAGTCCAAGGGCAAGATCGAACCCGACGAGGCCATGGAAGAGGTGCTGGAGGACGCGGTCGCGTTCGTCGGCGTCTCCAAGTACCCGGCTCGCGTGAAGTGTGCTCTGCTGAGTTGGATGGCGTGGAAGGACGCGACGGCCCAGGCTCTGGGCGACGCGGAGAGGAAGACGGCATGACCGAGAACGCGACGCCCGAGGCGTCGATCAAGCCGGCCACCGAGGAAGAGGTCCGCGAGGCCCTCTATGACGTGGTCGACCCCGAGCTGGGCATCGACGTCGTCAATCTGGGCCTGATCTACGGCATCCACATCGACGACGCGAACATCGCCACCCTCGACATGACCCTGACCTCGGCGGCCTGCCCGCTGACGGACGTCATCGAGGACCAGGCGAAGTCGGCGACGGACGGCATCGTCAACGAACTTCGCATCAACTGGGTCTGGATGCCCCCGTGGGGCCCGGACAAGATCACGGACGATGGTCGTGAGCAGCTCCGCGCGCTCGGCTTCAACGTCTGACCGACGTGTACATGTGAGGGCCCCCGGCACGGTCGTGCCGGGGGCCCTCCCTGTTCTCCGGGGCGACGAGTGACGTGCACCCGGAGTTGGCCGGGGTGGCCGAATCTTCTCGACGGTCGTCAGGAACTGGCGCCGACACAGAATCGAGAGGACCCTCTGTGACCGTTCGCCTCGCACCCGTACGCCCCTGGGGCGCCGTCGGCGCCGCGGCCCTGCTCGTCGCCGGGCTCACCGCGCCCGCGTCCGCGTCCGCGGCCACCGGCTTCCCGGCGGCCTCCGACGTGACGATCGGGCTGTCCGCCACGCACCTGAGCGGGGCGGTCGGAGCGTACGGCGACCCGTCCGTGACGGTGGACGTGGAGCAGGCCGGGATACCCGACGGCTTCCTGCGGCTCACGGTGCTCTCCTCCAGCAATCCCGCCGTCGCGGACGTGGCCGACGTACGGCAGGTGCGCACGCCCGGCGGCGACCGGCGCCTGACGGTCCACGCCCGGGGCCAGGGCTACACCGAGCTCACCCTCCAGGTCACCGGACGCGGCGGCCGGACGGCCACGGCCACCCTGTCCTACGCGGCCTCGGCGCGGGTGGATGGCGCCCTGACCACCCGCTACCTCACGGGATCCTCCGACGCCTCGGCCGCCGTGGACGCCGGCGGCGGCCACGTGCTGGTCGCGGACGACGAGACCAACGTGCTGCGCCTGTACGACCGCTCCCGCTCGGGCGCGCCCGTGAAGACCTGGGACCTCGGGCCCTCGCTCGGTCTGAAGAAGGAGGCCGACATCGAGGCCGCCACCCGGGTCGGCGACACGATCTACTGGACGGGCTCCCTCGGCAACAACAAGGACGGCAAGTACAAGGCCGAGCGCAACACCGTCTTCACCACGACGGTCACCGGGTCGGGCGCCGACACCGAGATCACCTTCGGTACCGCCTACCGGAAGCTGCGGGAGGACCTGGTCGCCTGGGACGCGGCGAACGGGAACCGGTACGGATTCGCGGCCGGCACGGCCGCGGGCGAGGTGCCGAAGCAGATCGACGGGTTCAACGTGGAGGGGCTGGAGTTCGCCCCGGGATCCACCAGCACGGCCTACGTGGGCTTCCGGGCCCCGCTGGCGCCGGCCGCGCTCGGCGGCAAGGCGCTGATCGTGCCGGTCACCAACTTCGACCAGGTCGTGGCGGCGGGGGCCAAGCCGGTCTTCGGTGCGGGCGTCGAGCTGGACCTCGGCGGGCTGGCCGTCCGGGACATCCGCAAGAACGCGGCCGACCAGTACCTGATCCTGGCCGGCTCCTGGGCCGCCGACGACAATTCGGACCCGTACGCGCTCTACCAGTGGGACGGCGTCCCCGGTCACGCGCCGGTGAAGCGGGTCGACCTGCCGACCACGGACCCGGGCGGCTGGGAGGCCATCGTGAACGTCCCCGAGCGGCTGGTGCCCGGGGCCCGGATCCAGCTGATCACCGACAGCGGCGCCGCCGACCTCTACGGGGACGGCACGGAGGCCAAGGACCTCGACCACCCGGAGTGGAAGAAGTCCCGGTCCGCCTGGTTCAAGCTGGGCTGACCCGGGGGCGCGCATGCGCATGCGTACGGGTGTACACAGCGATGCGTACACCCGTACACTCGCACGCATGCCCTACGTACTGCTCGCCGCAGCCATAGC
This genomic window from Streptomyces sp. NBC_01351 contains:
- the sufU gene encoding Fe-S cluster assembly sulfur transfer protein SufU; this encodes MKLDSMYQELILDHYKHPHGRGLRDGDAEVHHVNPTCGDEITLRVKYDGETLTDVSYEGQGCSISQASASVLNELLVGKELAEAQKIQAVFLEMMQSKGKIEPDEAMEEVLEDAVAFVGVSKYPARVKCALLSWMAWKDATAQALGDAERKTA
- a CDS encoding metal-sulfur cluster assembly factor; this translates as MTENATPEASIKPATEEEVREALYDVVDPELGIDVVNLGLIYGIHIDDANIATLDMTLTSAACPLTDVIEDQAKSATDGIVNELRINWVWMPPWGPDKITDDGREQLRALGFNV
- a CDS encoding DUF3616 domain-containing protein → MTVRLAPVRPWGAVGAAALLVAGLTAPASASAATGFPAASDVTIGLSATHLSGAVGAYGDPSVTVDVEQAGIPDGFLRLTVLSSSNPAVADVADVRQVRTPGGDRRLTVHARGQGYTELTLQVTGRGGRTATATLSYAASARVDGALTTRYLTGSSDASAAVDAGGGHVLVADDETNVLRLYDRSRSGAPVKTWDLGPSLGLKKEADIEAATRVGDTIYWTGSLGNNKDGKYKAERNTVFTTTVTGSGADTEITFGTAYRKLREDLVAWDAANGNRYGFAAGTAAGEVPKQIDGFNVEGLEFAPGSTSTAYVGFRAPLAPAALGGKALIVPVTNFDQVVAAGAKPVFGAGVELDLGGLAVRDIRKNAADQYLILAGSWAADDNSDPYALYQWDGVPGHAPVKRVDLPTTDPGGWEAIVNVPERLVPGARIQLITDSGAADLYGDGTEAKDLDHPEWKKSRSAWFKLG